From Halorubrum salinarum, the proteins below share one genomic window:
- a CDS encoding PAS domain-containing protein, which yields MEPPSESSPIDHAESIVNALGDGAYVLDADRTRVFVNERLREVTGFDEAVLHGRHPERLVEEGYWSAETGDRYRTAVERVLDGEADDERVQLTMTLGDGCEMTVETRLTPIEDDGSIVGAVGVIRDVTDRVERERELKRLNERLERLAGFLSHDLRNPLSVARGYVDLARETGETEGLAAAEDALDRIETMIDEALVMAREPEEIETEDAAVDLSELAADCLESGDFGDCPPDADLVVDEAGPVTGDPTLLRRAVGNLIGNAFDHGGDAPTVRVGVDDRGIYVADDGPGLPDDQGDRAALTDFGVSPDGGTGIGLAIVERVAAAHGWTLEIDESAAGGFRATLVGAEPTA from the coding sequence ATGGAACCCCCGTCGGAGTCGAGCCCGATCGACCACGCCGAGTCGATCGTGAACGCCCTCGGCGACGGGGCCTACGTCCTCGACGCCGACCGGACCCGGGTGTTCGTCAACGAGCGCCTCCGCGAGGTGACCGGGTTCGACGAGGCCGTCCTCCACGGGAGACACCCGGAGCGGCTCGTCGAGGAGGGGTACTGGAGCGCGGAGACCGGGGACCGCTACCGGACGGCGGTCGAACGGGTCCTCGACGGCGAGGCGGACGACGAGCGCGTCCAGCTCACGATGACGCTCGGCGACGGCTGCGAGATGACGGTCGAGACGCGGCTGACCCCCATCGAGGACGACGGGTCGATCGTCGGCGCGGTCGGGGTCATCCGCGACGTGACGGACCGGGTCGAACGCGAGCGCGAGCTAAAGCGACTCAACGAGCGGCTCGAACGCCTCGCGGGCTTCCTCTCGCACGACCTCCGGAACCCGCTGTCTGTCGCTCGGGGGTACGTCGACCTCGCGCGCGAGACCGGCGAGACGGAGGGGCTGGCGGCGGCCGAGGACGCGCTCGACCGGATCGAGACGATGATCGACGAGGCGCTCGTGATGGCCCGCGAGCCCGAGGAGATCGAGACCGAGGACGCCGCGGTCGACCTCTCCGAGCTCGCGGCCGACTGCCTGGAGTCGGGCGACTTCGGCGACTGCCCCCCCGACGCCGACCTCGTCGTCGACGAGGCCGGCCCCGTCACCGGCGACCCGACGCTGCTCCGGCGCGCCGTCGGCAACCTGATCGGCAACGCCTTCGACCACGGCGGCGACGCGCCGACGGTCCGAGTCGGAGTCGACGACCGGGGGATCTACGTGGCCGACGACGGACCGGGCCTTCCGGACGACCAGGGCGACCGCGCGGCGCTGACCGACTTCGGCGTCTCGCCGGACGGCGGCACCGGGATCGGGCTCGCCATCGTCGAGCGCGTCGCGGCCGCGCACGGCTGGACGCTCGAAATCGACGAGTCGGCAGCGGGCGGGTTCCGCGCGACGCTGGTCGGCGCGGAACCGACGGCGTAA
- a CDS encoding outer membrane protein assembly factor BamB family protein → MRDRTRRDWLRVAGGVGVAGLAGCSSLGGDSPGDGDSPAAGAGSGFDEVDLPLDLAARPQSSDGLTSQFRQGLRNHGHIDATIPESVEVRWSVPANRGEHSASKGSPMPTPAGDVLVADDTGRIQSIAVDGTTNWATDLSDAKWGSHGTPAVAEGSAYVGTYDGVVSAVSVATGEIEWQTDVGDAAAASPTYHDGTLYLAVEFTPPSGAAVALDAESGEEVWRDGRPTDHPHSTIAVDLDRDRFLFGANDGRVYAWSVSDRERAWTFDTGGDVKAPIAVSRGIAVVPSWAGTVTAVDVADGSGLWAFETDESVSPSDEPDPIRTGGVMCAPAVHDETVYVGSHDTNVYAIDLATGEELWSTPTDGWITGNVTVTNGHVLVGSYDHHLYALDRGDGSVTWAVEGNGEVTSAPFVTDDGVYYTERAPEDTDEPGMCYRLAAPE, encoded by the coding sequence ATGAGAGATCGCACGCGCCGCGACTGGCTCCGCGTCGCCGGCGGGGTCGGCGTCGCCGGCCTCGCCGGGTGTAGCTCGCTCGGCGGCGACTCGCCGGGCGACGGCGACTCGCCCGCCGCCGGCGCCGGGTCGGGATTCGACGAGGTCGACCTGCCGCTGGACCTCGCCGCCCGACCGCAGTCGTCGGACGGGCTCACGTCGCAGTTCCGACAGGGGCTCCGGAACCACGGCCACATCGACGCGACGATACCCGAGAGCGTCGAGGTGCGGTGGTCGGTGCCGGCGAACCGCGGCGAGCACTCCGCCTCGAAGGGCAGCCCGATGCCGACGCCGGCGGGCGACGTCCTCGTCGCCGACGACACGGGCCGGATCCAGTCGATCGCGGTCGACGGGACGACGAACTGGGCGACTGACCTCTCCGACGCCAAGTGGGGGAGCCACGGCACCCCCGCGGTCGCCGAGGGGTCGGCGTACGTCGGCACCTACGACGGCGTCGTCTCCGCGGTCTCGGTCGCGACCGGCGAGATCGAGTGGCAGACCGACGTCGGCGACGCGGCCGCCGCCAGCCCGACGTACCACGACGGCACGCTGTACCTCGCCGTCGAGTTCACGCCGCCGAGCGGCGCCGCCGTCGCGCTCGACGCCGAGAGCGGCGAGGAGGTGTGGCGCGACGGCCGGCCGACCGACCACCCGCACTCGACGATCGCGGTCGACCTCGACCGCGACCGCTTCCTGTTCGGCGCCAACGACGGCCGCGTCTACGCGTGGTCCGTCTCCGACCGCGAGCGCGCGTGGACCTTCGACACCGGCGGCGACGTCAAGGCGCCGATCGCCGTCAGCCGCGGGATCGCGGTGGTGCCGTCGTGGGCGGGCACCGTCACCGCCGTCGACGTCGCCGACGGCTCCGGGCTCTGGGCGTTCGAGACCGACGAGTCCGTGTCGCCGTCGGACGAGCCCGACCCGATCCGCACGGGCGGCGTCATGTGCGCGCCGGCGGTCCACGACGAGACGGTGTACGTCGGGAGCCACGACACGAACGTCTACGCGATCGACCTGGCGACCGGCGAGGAGCTGTGGTCGACCCCGACGGACGGGTGGATCACCGGGAACGTCACCGTGACGAACGGGCACGTCCTCGTCGGCTCGTACGACCACCACCTCTACGCGCTCGACCGCGGGGACGGCTCGGTGACCTGGGCGGTCGAGGGCAACGGCGAGGTGACCAGCGCGCCGTTCGTCACCGACGACGGGGTCTACTACACCGAGCGCGCCCCGGAGGACACCGACGAGCCCGGCATGTGCTACCGGCTCGCCGCGCCGGAGTGA
- a CDS encoding CTP synthase: MPADPDTGYDPSLGRKFVFVTGGVMSGLGKGITAASTGRLLANAGFDVTAVKVDPYLNVDAGTMNPYEHGEVYVLKDGGEVDLDLGNYERFLGTDMTFDHNVTTGKTYEHVIERERAGDYLGKTVQIIPHVTDDIKRRIREAAEGSDVCLVEIGGTVGDIESMPFLEALRQFAHEEDDEDILFTHVTLVPYSKNGEQKTKPTQHSVKELRSIGLQPDVLVGRSEDRLDPETKEKIALFCDVPTDAVFSNPDVEDIYHVPLMVEDEGLDEYVMERLGLADEALPKAERSTEWRDLVTRDRDREIDVALVGKYALEDAYMSIHEALKHAGIQTGTEVNVLWVDADETREEHEQRLATADAVVVPGGFGSRGTDGKIEAVRYARENDVPFLGLCLGFQMAVVEHARNVLGLDGAHSAEIDPDTPHPVIDLLPEQYETEDMGGTMRLGAHETDIEPDTLAAEVYGADACTERHRHRYEVNPEYIDDLEADGLVFSGRADNRMEILERPDHPFFFGTQAHPEFRSRPDRASPPFVSLVEAALGSTDTTERNADVRL; encoded by the coding sequence ATGCCAGCAGATCCCGACACGGGGTACGACCCCTCGCTGGGTCGGAAGTTCGTGTTCGTCACGGGCGGTGTGATGTCCGGGCTGGGCAAGGGCATCACGGCCGCCAGCACCGGGCGCCTTCTCGCCAACGCGGGCTTCGACGTGACCGCCGTCAAGGTGGACCCGTACCTCAACGTCGACGCCGGGACGATGAACCCGTACGAGCACGGCGAGGTGTACGTGCTCAAGGACGGCGGCGAGGTCGACCTCGACCTGGGCAACTACGAGCGCTTCCTCGGCACCGACATGACGTTCGACCACAACGTCACCACGGGGAAGACGTACGAGCACGTCATCGAGCGCGAGCGCGCCGGCGACTACCTCGGGAAGACGGTCCAGATCATCCCGCACGTCACCGACGACATCAAGCGCCGGATCCGCGAGGCGGCCGAGGGCTCCGACGTCTGCCTCGTCGAGATCGGCGGGACCGTCGGCGACATCGAGTCGATGCCGTTCCTCGAGGCGCTCCGCCAGTTCGCCCACGAGGAGGACGACGAGGACATCCTCTTCACCCACGTCACCCTGGTCCCGTACTCGAAGAACGGCGAGCAGAAGACGAAGCCGACCCAACACTCCGTGAAGGAACTGCGCTCGATCGGGCTCCAGCCGGACGTCCTCGTCGGGCGCTCCGAGGACCGGCTCGACCCGGAGACGAAAGAGAAGATCGCCCTGTTCTGTGACGTGCCCACGGACGCCGTCTTCTCGAACCCCGACGTGGAGGACATCTACCACGTCCCGCTGATGGTCGAAGACGAGGGGTTAGACGAGTACGTGATGGAGCGGCTCGGCCTCGCCGACGAGGCGCTCCCGAAGGCGGAGCGCTCGACCGAGTGGCGGGACCTCGTCACCCGCGACCGCGACCGGGAGATCGACGTGGCGCTCGTCGGCAAGTACGCCCTCGAAGACGCCTACATGTCGATCCACGAGGCGCTGAAGCACGCGGGCATCCAGACCGGCACCGAGGTGAACGTGCTGTGGGTCGACGCCGACGAGACGCGGGAGGAACACGAGCAGCGGCTCGCGACGGCCGACGCGGTCGTCGTCCCCGGCGGGTTCGGCTCCCGCGGCACGGACGGGAAGATCGAGGCGGTCCGCTACGCCCGCGAGAACGACGTGCCGTTCCTCGGGCTCTGCTTAGGCTTCCAGATGGCCGTCGTCGAACACGCGCGGAACGTCCTCGGGCTCGACGGCGCCCACTCGGCGGAGATCGACCCTGACACGCCCCACCCCGTCATCGACCTCCTCCCCGAGCAGTACGAGACGGAGGACATGGGCGGGACGATGCGGCTCGGCGCCCACGAGACCGACATCGAGCCCGACACGCTCGCGGCCGAGGTGTACGGCGCCGACGCCTGTACGGAGCGCCACCGCCACCGCTACGAGGTGAACCCCGAGTACATCGACGACCTGGAGGCCGACGGGCTCGTCTTCTCCGGCCGCGCGGACAACCGGATGGAGATCCTCGAACGCCCGGACCACCCGTTCTTCTTCGGGACGCAGGCGCACCCCGAGTTCCGGTCGCGCCCGGACCGCGCGAGCCCGCCGTTCGTCTCCCTCGTCGAGGCGGCGCTGGGATCGACGGACACAACAGAGCGGAACGCGGACGTGAGGCTATAG
- the guaA gene encoding glutamine-hydrolyzing GMP synthase: MVETEEFIAEAKAEIREAIGDANAVIALSGGVDSSVAATLAYEAVGDQLTPVYVDTGLMRKGETAEIRDTFDFMESLRVIEAQDRFFDRLAGVTDPEEKRHVIGEGFIDEFETVARDVDADYLVQGTIYPDRIESEGNIKSHHNVGGLPEVVDFEGIVEPVRDLYKDEVREVARALGLEEIISERMPFPGPGLAVRIVGEVTPEKAAVAREATHVVEEELAEYDPWQAFAAVLGKATGVKGDNRVHGWVVAVRSVESRDGMTARAQEIDWSTLQRIQSRITGENENVARVVYDVTHKPPATIEYE, translated from the coding sequence ATGGTCGAGACGGAGGAATTCATCGCGGAGGCGAAAGCGGAGATACGGGAGGCGATCGGCGACGCGAACGCCGTCATCGCCCTCTCCGGCGGGGTCGACTCCTCGGTCGCGGCGACGCTCGCGTACGAGGCGGTCGGCGACCAGCTCACCCCCGTCTACGTCGACACGGGGCTGATGCGGAAGGGCGAGACCGCGGAGATCCGCGACACGTTCGACTTCATGGAGTCGCTGCGGGTGATCGAGGCCCAAGACCGGTTCTTCGACCGCCTCGCGGGCGTCACCGACCCCGAGGAGAAGCGCCACGTCATCGGCGAGGGGTTCATCGACGAGTTCGAGACGGTCGCGCGCGACGTGGACGCCGACTACCTCGTCCAGGGGACGATCTACCCCGACCGCATCGAGTCGGAGGGGAACATCAAGTCGCACCACAACGTCGGCGGCCTCCCCGAGGTCGTCGACTTCGAGGGGATCGTCGAGCCCGTGCGCGACCTCTACAAGGACGAGGTGCGCGAGGTGGCCCGCGCGCTCGGCCTCGAAGAGATAATCTCCGAGCGGATGCCGTTCCCCGGGCCCGGACTCGCCGTTCGGATCGTCGGCGAGGTCACGCCCGAGAAGGCCGCGGTCGCCCGCGAGGCGACCCACGTCGTCGAGGAGGAACTGGCGGAGTACGACCCGTGGCAGGCGTTCGCCGCGGTCCTCGGCAAGGCGACCGGCGTCAAGGGCGACAACCGCGTCCACGGCTGGGTCGTCGCCGTGCGCTCCGTCGAGAGCCGCGACGGCATGACCGCCCGGGCACAGGAGATCGACTGGAGCACGCTCCAGCGCATCCAGAGCCGGATCACCGGCGAGAACGAGAACGTGGCGCGCGTGGTGTACGACGTGACACACAAGCCGCCCGCGACGATCGAGTACGAGTGA
- a CDS encoding DUF7126 family protein, with product MAEPSARPDGGRAEGQLAVVAGPDQHGLGEELAALGVEVRRIEGLVTASKLEDAGVADAAYFVLTDVEEATGIPVAKELNPEVRVVTYASRSLPEFVATVADLAVDPGLLDAATVAEELLSDDGEP from the coding sequence ATGGCGGAGCCGTCAGCCCGACCCGACGGCGGCCGCGCAGAGGGCCAACTCGCGGTCGTCGCCGGTCCCGACCAGCACGGCCTCGGCGAGGAGCTCGCCGCGCTCGGCGTCGAGGTCCGTCGGATCGAGGGGCTCGTCACAGCGTCGAAGCTCGAAGACGCGGGCGTCGCCGACGCCGCCTACTTCGTCCTCACCGACGTCGAGGAGGCGACCGGCATCCCGGTGGCCAAGGAGCTGAACCCCGAGGTCCGCGTCGTCACCTACGCGAGCCGGTCGCTACCGGAGTTCGTCGCGACGGTCGCCGACCTCGCGGTCGACCCCGGCCTGCTGGACGCCGCGACGGTCGCCGAGGAGCTGCTCTCCGACGACGGCGAGCCGTGA
- a CDS encoding glutaredoxin family protein produces MSGDDAGDATGREGAADATTVPVTLYTREDCSLCVVARETIESVAADLDGVTVALDVVDVDTDPELADEYGERVPYVLVDGNPAFKYEVDERDLRLKLLAAT; encoded by the coding sequence GTGAGCGGGGACGACGCCGGCGACGCGACCGGACGCGAGGGCGCCGCGGACGCGACGACCGTCCCGGTCACCCTCTACACCCGCGAGGACTGCTCGCTGTGCGTCGTCGCCCGCGAGACGATCGAGTCGGTCGCCGCCGACCTCGACGGTGTGACGGTCGCCCTCGACGTGGTCGACGTGGACACCGACCCGGAGCTCGCCGACGAGTACGGCGAGCGCGTCCCGTACGTGTTGGTCGACGGCAACCCGGCGTTCAAGTACGAGGTCGACGAGCGCGACCTGCGGCTGAAGCTCTTGGCCGCGACCTGA
- a CDS encoding metal-dependent hydrolase family protein, which yields MANAAAYLFAGGRVADADGTRTADVAIVDGEIAAVGDPEAVERAVDDVPDADLERVDASDRVVAPGLIDAHVHVMMDGRPDVSTAVSESDYTASYRAAGNLDAALSAGVTTVRDLGSRGTLALDAGEAVAAGEIDGPRVLACGRNVIMTGGHGNWFGREADGPAEVRKAAREQLKAGADVLKCMATGGVLTEGAVTGAPELTPEELAAFTDAAAPTDTPTAAHAHGEEGIKNAVEAGISSVEHGTFMDREAAEMMAERGTYWVPTASALRGIVDNGVEAGIPEDAVAKAEDAADRFDDAWDHALDAGVPIAMGTDAGTPFNFFADIPQELAYMVDYGLSPERALEAATVNAADLLGLDDVGRVEEGYAADLVVLDADPTEDVTAWQDPAAVFARGDRVA from the coding sequence ATGGCAAACGCAGCGGCGTACCTGTTCGCGGGCGGTCGAGTGGCCGACGCCGACGGAACGCGGACCGCCGACGTGGCGATCGTCGACGGCGAGATCGCGGCGGTCGGCGACCCCGAGGCGGTCGAGCGCGCGGTCGACGACGTTCCGGACGCGGACCTCGAACGCGTCGACGCGAGCGACCGCGTCGTCGCGCCCGGGCTGATCGACGCGCACGTCCACGTGATGATGGATGGGCGCCCGGACGTCTCGACCGCGGTCTCCGAGAGCGACTACACCGCGAGCTACCGGGCCGCGGGCAACCTCGACGCCGCCCTCTCGGCCGGCGTCACGACCGTCCGCGACCTCGGCAGCCGCGGGACGCTCGCGCTCGACGCGGGCGAGGCGGTCGCCGCGGGCGAGATCGACGGCCCCCGAGTCCTCGCGTGCGGCCGCAACGTGATCATGACCGGCGGCCACGGCAACTGGTTCGGCCGCGAGGCGGACGGCCCCGCCGAGGTGCGGAAGGCGGCCCGCGAGCAGCTGAAGGCCGGCGCGGACGTGCTCAAGTGCATGGCCACCGGCGGCGTCCTCACCGAGGGCGCGGTGACGGGCGCGCCGGAGCTGACCCCCGAGGAGCTGGCCGCGTTCACCGACGCGGCGGCGCCGACCGACACGCCGACCGCGGCCCACGCCCACGGCGAGGAGGGGATCAAAAACGCCGTCGAGGCCGGCATCTCCAGCGTCGAACACGGGACGTTCATGGACCGGGAGGCCGCCGAGATGATGGCCGAGCGCGGCACCTACTGGGTCCCGACCGCGAGCGCGCTCCGCGGCATCGTCGACAACGGCGTGGAGGCGGGTATCCCCGAGGACGCGGTCGCGAAGGCCGAAGACGCCGCGGACCGCTTCGACGACGCGTGGGACCACGCGCTCGACGCGGGCGTCCCCATCGCGATGGGGACGGACGCGGGCACGCCGTTCAACTTCTTTGCCGACATCCCGCAGGAACTGGCGTACATGGTCGACTACGGGCTCTCGCCGGAGCGCGCGCTCGAAGCCGCCACGGTCAACGCGGCCGACCTGCTCGGCCTCGACGACGTCGGCCGCGTCGAAGAGGGGTACGCGGCGGACCTGGTCGTCCTCGACGCCGACCCGACCGAGGACGTGACGGCGTGGCAGGACCCCGCGGCCGTGTTCGCGCGCGGCGACCGCGTCGCCTGA
- the ligA gene encoding NAD-dependent DNA ligase LigA, whose amino-acid sequence MTTPSTRHADPAENPYVEDPPTEFDPVEDLSADEAAEQADLLRAAVREHDHRYYVAADPLISDAAYDALFARLEALEAAFDLPTEGSPTRRVGGEPLDELATVEHVAPMRSIDNATDADAVREFDERVRGGLADAAEAGDLPDFDPADLAYVCEPKFDGLSIEVIYEDGEYVRAATRGDGREGDDVTEQVRTIPSVPGRLRGDDHPARLAVRGEVYMPRDAFEAYNEELIERGEEPFANPRNAAAGTLRQLDPAVVAERPLDVFFFDVLAWEAGEDGPERPARHRDALDAFESLGLRRNDRVEVVDDVEAAIEYRDAVLDARDDLNYAVDGVVIKVDALAHREALGSTSRAPRWAFAHKFPPRTATTTVQGITVQVGRTGRLTPVAELDPVDVGGVTVSRATLHNPAEIEALGVDVGDRVRIYRAGDVIPYVPEVVEKRSEGTYEFPDACPVCGAAVERDGPLAFCTGGLGCPAQLERAVEHWARRDALDVEGLGPERVEQLREAGLVESLPALYDLTVDDLAELEGWGSRSAENLIAELDATRNPPLDDFLAGLGIPDVGATTARALAAHFGTLDALLDADEDALREVDDVGPEVAASIRTFLDREENRAAIAGLRERGVDPEPFETDAASGPADALDGLTFVFTGSLSVPRGDAQAHVEAHGANATSSVSGNTDYLVAGERPGRSKRDDAEAEGVPVVDEDAFADLLAERGVAWPPASDA is encoded by the coding sequence ATGACGACTCCGTCGACCCGGCACGCGGACCCGGCCGAGAACCCGTACGTCGAGGACCCGCCGACCGAGTTCGACCCGGTCGAGGACCTCTCCGCCGACGAGGCGGCCGAGCAGGCCGACCTGCTCCGCGCGGCGGTCCGCGAGCACGACCACCGGTACTACGTCGCGGCCGACCCCCTGATATCCGACGCGGCGTACGACGCGCTGTTCGCCCGGCTGGAGGCGCTCGAAGCCGCCTTCGACCTCCCGACCGAGGGCTCCCCGACCCGGCGGGTCGGCGGCGAGCCCCTCGACGAGCTGGCGACCGTCGAACACGTCGCGCCGATGCGATCCATCGACAACGCGACCGACGCCGACGCAGTCCGCGAGTTCGACGAGCGCGTCCGCGGGGGGCTCGCGGACGCCGCCGAGGCCGGAGACCTCCCCGATTTCGACCCCGCCGACCTCGCGTACGTCTGCGAGCCGAAGTTCGACGGCCTCTCGATCGAGGTGATCTACGAGGACGGCGAGTACGTCCGCGCGGCCACGCGCGGCGACGGCCGCGAGGGCGACGACGTCACCGAGCAGGTCCGGACGATCCCCTCCGTCCCCGGCCGCCTGCGCGGCGACGACCACCCCGCCAGGCTCGCCGTCCGGGGAGAGGTGTACATGCCCCGCGACGCCTTCGAGGCGTACAACGAGGAGCTGATCGAGCGCGGCGAGGAGCCGTTCGCGAACCCGCGCAACGCCGCCGCCGGCACGCTCCGCCAGCTCGACCCCGCGGTCGTCGCCGAGCGCCCCCTCGACGTCTTTTTCTTCGACGTGCTCGCGTGGGAGGCGGGCGAGGACGGCCCGGAGCGCCCCGCGCGCCACCGCGACGCCCTCGACGCGTTCGAGTCGCTCGGGCTCCGCCGGAACGACCGGGTCGAGGTCGTCGACGACGTCGAGGCCGCGATCGAGTACCGCGACGCGGTCCTCGACGCCCGCGACGACCTGAACTACGCGGTCGACGGCGTCGTGATCAAGGTCGACGCCCTCGCGCACCGCGAGGCGCTCGGGAGCACGTCGCGCGCGCCGCGGTGGGCGTTCGCGCACAAGTTCCCGCCGCGGACCGCGACGACGACCGTCCAGGGGATCACGGTCCAGGTGGGCCGCACGGGGCGGCTCACGCCGGTCGCCGAGCTCGACCCCGTCGATGTCGGCGGCGTCACCGTCTCGCGCGCGACGCTCCACAACCCCGCCGAGATCGAGGCCCTCGGCGTGGACGTCGGGGACCGCGTCCGGATCTACCGCGCCGGCGACGTGATCCCCTACGTCCCGGAGGTCGTCGAGAAGCGCAGCGAGGGGACCTACGAGTTCCCCGACGCCTGCCCGGTCTGCGGGGCCGCGGTCGAGCGCGACGGCCCGCTCGCGTTCTGTACCGGCGGGCTCGGCTGTCCGGCGCAGCTCGAACGGGCGGTCGAGCACTGGGCGCGCCGCGACGCGCTCGACGTGGAGGGGCTCGGCCCGGAGCGCGTCGAGCAGCTCCGCGAGGCCGGCCTCGTCGAGTCGCTGCCGGCCCTGTACGACCTGACGGTCGACGACCTCGCCGAACTGGAGGGGTGGGGTTCGAGGAGCGCCGAGAACCTGATCGCCGAACTGGACGCGACGCGGAACCCGCCCCTCGACGACTTCCTCGCCGGCCTCGGGATCCCCGACGTGGGCGCGACGACGGCCCGGGCGCTCGCCGCGCACTTCGGGACGCTCGACGCGCTCCTCGACGCGGACGAGGACGCGCTCCGCGAGGTGGACGACGTCGGCCCCGAGGTGGCCGCGTCGATCCGGACGTTCCTCGACCGCGAGGAGAACCGCGCGGCGATCGCGGGGCTCCGCGAGCGCGGGGTCGACCCCGAGCCGTTCGAGACCGACGCGGCCTCCGGCCCGGCCGACGCGCTCGACGGGCTCACCTTCGTGTTCACCGGGTCGCTGTCGGTGCCCCGCGGCGACGCGCAGGCGCACGTCGAGGCGCACGGCGCGAACGCCACGTCCAGCGTCTCCGGGAACACCGACTACCTCGTCGCGGGCGAGCGCCCGGGCCGGTCCAAGCGCGACGACGCCGAGGCCGAGGGCGTGCCCGTCGTCGACGAGGACGCGTTCGCCGACCTGCTCGCCGAGCGCGGCGTGGCGTGGCCGCCCGCAAGCGACGCGTGA
- a CDS encoding ABC transporter ATP-binding protein, whose translation MTAIELRGVTKEFDEVTAVRDLDLTVEDGEVYGFLGPNGAGKSTTIDMLLDLVRPTAGTVRVLGAEVATDGVEIRRRTGVLPDGFSVYDRLSGRKHVEFAVESKDAADDPDALLDRVGLADAADRAAGEYSKGMRQRLALAMALVGDPDLLILDEPSSGLDPAGAKEMREIVRAEAERGATVFFSSHILEQVDAVCDRVGILRDGELVAEDSVEGLREAVGGEETLEVAAAGADEDAVAAVRAVPGVSGVSRDGDELVVNCASDAKTEVIAALEDAGVAVDDFHTREASLEDLFLAYTEGDAAGSAPDGTDSEPAELDPTADSESTADADSTADADSESTADADSTPDADSTPDDDSATEEVDR comes from the coding sequence ATGACCGCCATCGAGCTACGGGGCGTGACCAAGGAGTTCGACGAGGTCACGGCCGTTCGCGACCTCGATCTCACCGTCGAAGACGGCGAGGTGTACGGGTTCCTCGGGCCGAACGGCGCGGGCAAGTCCACGACGATCGACATGCTCTTGGACCTCGTCCGCCCGACCGCGGGGACGGTCCGCGTGCTCGGCGCCGAGGTCGCGACCGACGGCGTCGAGATCCGGCGGCGGACGGGCGTGCTCCCCGACGGCTTCTCGGTGTACGACCGGCTCTCCGGTCGAAAACACGTCGAGTTCGCCGTCGAGTCGAAGGACGCCGCCGACGACCCGGACGCGCTGCTCGACCGCGTCGGCCTCGCCGACGCCGCCGACCGCGCCGCCGGCGAGTACTCGAAGGGGATGCGCCAGCGCCTCGCGCTCGCGATGGCGCTCGTCGGCGACCCCGACCTGCTGATCCTCGACGAGCCCTCCTCCGGCCTCGACCCGGCCGGCGCGAAGGAGATGCGCGAGATCGTCCGCGCCGAGGCCGAGCGCGGCGCCACCGTCTTCTTCTCCTCGCACATCCTCGAACAGGTCGACGCCGTCTGCGACCGCGTCGGCATCCTCCGCGACGGCGAACTCGTCGCCGAGGACTCCGTCGAGGGGCTCCGCGAGGCCGTCGGCGGCGAGGAGACGCTCGAAGTCGCGGCCGCGGGCGCCGACGAGGACGCGGTCGCGGCGGTCCGCGCCGTCCCCGGCGTCTCCGGGGTCTCCCGCGACGGCGACGAGCTGGTGGTGAACTGCGCCAGCGACGCGAAGACGGAGGTCATCGCGGCGCTGGAGGACGCCGGGGTCGCAGTCGACGACTTCCACACCCGCGAGGCCTCGCTGGAGGACCTCTTCTTGGCGTACACCGAGGGCGACGCGGCCGGTTCGGCGCCCGACGGAACCGACTCGGAACCCGCCGAACTCGACCCGACGGCCGACTCCGAATCGACGGCCGACGCCGACTCGACGGCCGACGCCGACTCCGAATCGACGGCCGACGCCGACTCGACGCCCGACGCCGACTCGACGCCCGACGACGATTCGGCGACCGAGGAGGTGGACCGATGA